From the genome of Pseudomonas bubulae:
AGCAGCGAGCGAAAGGCTATTTGAAAAAATGGCTGGGGGTTTTGCCGAACTGCTTTTTGAACATGTTGGTGAACGCACTCGGACTTTCATACCCCAGTGAAAACGCCACATCGATAATCTTCTCCCCCACCGCCATGCGCTCAACCGCCAGCAGCAAACGCGCCTGCTGGCGCCACTGGCCGAAGGTCATGCCGGTCTCCTTGCGAAACAGGCGCTGGATGGTTTTTTCGTCGAGGCCCAGATGGGTACTCCAGTCAGCCAGCGTCGAACTGTCGGCGGGATTTTTTTGCAACCTGAGGCAAATATCGTTGATGCGATGATCGGCTGGCCGGGGCAGATGCAAGGGTAATGCGGGCAGTAGAGCCAACTCGTCCAGAATCAGCTGCATCACCCGACCTTCGCGGGTGTGCGCGGTATATGGCAGCTTCAGGCCCACGGCAACCTTGATCAACTCGCTCAACAGCGGCGAGATGCTCACGGCCCTTATCTCGGCAGGCAGGTCCACAAGTGCATCGGGTCGCACAAACACACTGCGCATTTTCAGCGGCCCCACACAGCGGATCGAATGAACCCTGCCGCTGGGCATCCACACCCCCCGATTGGAGGGAACGGTCCACTGGCTCGACTCGCTGTAAACCACCATGACACCTGCAATGGCATACAGCAGTTGATGCTTCTCATGAGTATGGGCCGGGATGATCCAGTCCTGAGGATAATCGGTCGCGCTGCCGATCACCGTCCAGTTGCTCCGATCGATCTCCAGCAAAAAATCATTGAGTGGTTTGATCGCGACGCCCCTTTTGCGATGGTTTGCTCCCTTATACAGCGAGACAGGCATGCAGGCGAATTCTAGGATAGCGTCGAGCATTGAGCTCGCACCCCTATCGCCCCGGAAGATTTGCCATGTCTACAACAACCGCATCCCCGGCCTCTGAGTCTGCGTCTGCGTCTGCGTCTGCGTCAGCCTCAGTTGCCCAACAAGCGAGCCCGCTGGTCATGAAGGTGATCGGCGCCTGCGCGCTGGCACATTTGATCAACGACCTGATCCAGGCCGTGCTTCCCTCGATCTATCCCATGCTCAAGGCCAACTATGGGCTCAGCTTTACCCAGGTGGGGCTGATTACCTTGACCTTCCAGCTGACAGCCTCCCTGCTGCAGCCCTGGGTGGGTTATCACACCGATCGCCACCCCAAACCCTGGCTGCTGCCGGCGGGCATGGTGTGCACCTTGATCGGCATCCTGCTGCTGGCCTTTGCCGCCAGCTTTGCGTCGATCCTGGTGGCCTCCGCCCTTGTCGGCATCGGCTCATCGACCTTCCACCCCGAGGCCTCCCGTGTAGCGCGACTGGCGTCAGGCGGGCGCTATGGCCTGGCCCAGTCAACCTTCCAGGTCGGCGGCAACGCCGGTAGCGCATTCGGCCCGCTGCTGGCTGCGGCCATCGTGATCCCTTATGGCCAGGGGCATGTCGCCTGGTTTGGCCTGTTTGCCGCCTTCGCCATCTTCGTGCTGTACGGCTTGAGCCGCTGGTATCGCAACCACCTGGCCCTGTTCAAGCTTAAACAGGGCAGCCAGGCGAGCCACGGCCTGTCCAAGGGACGAGTAACGTTTGCACTGGTAGTGCTCGCAATGCTGGTGTTCTCCAAATACTTCTACATGACCAGCTTTACCAGTTATTTCACGTTCTACCTTATCGAGAAATTTCACCTGTCAGTGGCCAGCTCTCAACTTTACCTGTTCTTGTTCCTCGGCTCAGTGGCAGCAGGTACCTTCTTTGGTGGCCCGATTGGCGACAGGATCGGGCGCAAAAAAGTCATCTGGTTCTCGATCCTGGGGGCAGCCCCTTTTACACTGGCCTTGCCTTATGTGGACCTGTTCTGGACAGGCGTATTGAGCATGGTTATTGGATTTATTCTGGCGTCGGCGTTCTCTGCCATCGTCGTCTATGCCCAGGAACTGGTACCCGGTAACGTCGGCATGATTGCCGGTGTGTTCTTCGGCTTGATGTTCGGTTTTGGCGGGATTGGCGCCGCGTTGCTGGGGCATCTGGCGGACATCCAGGGCATCGAGTATGTGTATGGACTCTGTTCCTACCTGCCGCTGCTGGGGGTATTGACCATCTTGCTGCCGAATACCAAAGGGGTTTAAGGGAGGGCCGCGCTGGGAAATCACTACCAGCCTGACGCAACGCATGCAATTAATGGGAGTCACGCAAGAGCTCGGGTTGGGCTCTTGGTGTTCCCTAAGTTAACTCTCAAAGGCTAAGAACCTGCCTTGGCTGAAAGCTTTGTGCTGGGTCTCGTAGTCAGCACTATTAAAATAGATAGTCTTGAATAGCTGTCGCACGAGAAAAAACGCCTTTCAATACCGCTCCGCTGAGGGCAGCACAAACGAAGTTAACAGTTATTAGATAGGCCCCAGTTACTTTCACACCATTTGAGTTTTAATCAGCACAAACTAGGAGGACATCTCCACCTCCCAAACCACCAATTATATGCTGACCATACCCTAACCCCATGGTTCTGCTATGCGCTCCACTTCTTCCAGGAATCGCAGTACTTCCACTGGGTCCCGTTCAACAACCCCTATATAATGCTCATACTCATTAACCAGTAGCGGATAGCCTATAACATGGCTAATTTTAAAAGCTTCAAAAAGACACTTATAATCAGGGCGCGTTTGCGTAATACAAAGCTGCCAGCCGGCTGGAATTCTAGCATCAACCAACTGAAACAGACTGCTCGGAGCCCAGAAAGGTGGTTGCTCAGGCACTCGAACTAAAAAATCCACTCGTTCAAAAACACACAGCAGACCATACACCACATAACTCCCACCAATACTTAAAGGGGAGTAGTCAGTTTGATCAACCTCACCCAAATAGCGCTCCTTGGCTGGAATAGCACTACCGAGATTAGCCTGACATAAGGCAAGCATAGTTTTACTCACTTAAATTTGAAATCATCAATGGCTCCAGTTATGGAGTTTCTTACATAGTGAATTTCGATTCCATTTATATTTTGGGCCGATTTCACCCAACCATCATTTGCCGGCCATCGGGGATCAGTCATTGGGACAGTCAGTGGGCGACCAGCAGCAGGGTTCGAAATAGCCTGCTCCATTGCAAGCTTTTCACTCAAGTTAGCAGGTGCAGACCTACCCGTCGAACCAAGACCTAAAGGTTTGTTCGCTAGCGTAGTTATTTCAGCGCCTTTTACCCCCCAAGACCCGAGGCGCCACAATATACCCGCGAGAGCCGCCCCTGTGAGCTCGCCGGCCATAAACATGCCCCAAGCCTCAACTAACTCACTAGCCGGTTGGACACCATCAAACCCTTGCCCTCGGGCCAACTCCAGTTGCGCCTGAGCTATTTCATCACCCGTAGCGCCCTTGCTTTGCATATCTGCTGCGAGGGTAGTTGCCGCTTGTCCATACTCAACCAAGCCAGGCGGCAGATGGTTAAGGAAGTTGTACTGCGTCAGGTTCTGCGCAATCCATTTGCCTTTCTCCAGCTTGCTGGCGTCCACATCATGTTGAGCGGCAGCCGCCAGCACACCAACGATCTGCGAACTCATGGTCAGCAGTTTTTCATCACCATTGACCAAGTCATTCAAGTGACCAACCAACACCTCGTTGGCACCTGCTGCCAAGGCACCGGTTTTAAAGTCTCCGCCCGTGGCTTCTGCCAGCAAACCTCCGACCATGGCCTGAATTGCGACCTTTGGCCCTGAGCCATCGGCAAACACACCCTGGGTGTAATCGCCAACAGCGTTGAAACTGGCCGCCGCCAAGGTGTTGAATAGCGCACTTTTCAAGGCATCGCTGACGTTGCCACCCTGCCCCAAGGCCTTGCTCAAGGCCAGGGAGGTGCCATTTTGCAGCGTCTGGTTGGCTGCAAATTGCCCAGCGCCTTTCCAGGTGTTGAGGGGGACATTGACCTTGCCTGTGCCCGTATTGGTTTTGCTTGCCGTCAAGTCGTCAAAATAGCCAGCCGTCACAC
Proteins encoded in this window:
- a CDS encoding helix-turn-helix domain-containing protein, with translation MPVSLYKGANHRKRGVAIKPLNDFLLEIDRSNWTVIGSATDYPQDWIIPAHTHEKHQLLYAIAGVMVVYSESSQWTVPSNRGVWMPSGRVHSIRCVGPLKMRSVFVRPDALVDLPAEIRAVSISPLLSELIKVAVGLKLPYTAHTREGRVMQLILDELALLPALPLHLPRPADHRINDICLRLQKNPADSSTLADWSTHLGLDEKTIQRLFRKETGMTFGQWRQQARLLLAVERMAVGEKIIDVAFSLGYESPSAFTNMFKKQFGKTPSHFFK
- a CDS encoding MFS transporter gives rise to the protein MSTTTASPASESASASASASASVAQQASPLVMKVIGACALAHLINDLIQAVLPSIYPMLKANYGLSFTQVGLITLTFQLTASLLQPWVGYHTDRHPKPWLLPAGMVCTLIGILLLAFAASFASILVASALVGIGSSTFHPEASRVARLASGGRYGLAQSTFQVGGNAGSAFGPLLAAAIVIPYGQGHVAWFGLFAAFAIFVLYGLSRWYRNHLALFKLKQGSQASHGLSKGRVTFALVVLAMLVFSKYFYMTSFTSYFTFYLIEKFHLSVASSQLYLFLFLGSVAAGTFFGGPIGDRIGRKKVIWFSILGAAPFTLALPYVDLFWTGVLSMVIGFILASAFSAIVVYAQELVPGNVGMIAGVFFGLMFGFGGIGAALLGHLADIQGIEYVYGLCSYLPLLGVLTILLPNTKGV